In the genome of Aspergillus luchuensis IFO 4308 DNA, chromosome 2, nearly complete sequence, one region contains:
- a CDS encoding putative phosphatidylinositol-3,4,5-trisphosphate 3-phosphatase (BUSCO:EOG09262341;~COG:V;~EggNog:ENOG410QD6P;~InterPro:IPR029023,IPR003595,IPR016130,IPR029021, IPR000340;~go_function: GO:0004725 - protein tyrosine phosphatase activity [Evidence IEA];~go_function: GO:0008138 - protein tyrosine/serine/threonine phosphatase activity [Evidence IEA];~go_process: GO:0016311 - dephosphorylation [Evidence IEA]) yields the protein MASILRQIVAGPRLQHPEAGLDLCYVTDNIIATSGPSSNYPQRAYRNPLDELVKFLDSKHDSDWCIWEFRAEGTGYPDSEVYNRIHHYPWPDHHPPPFALIPAMTGSMRNWIHRLDEPGTKELKDKKKDRVAVVHCKAGKGRSGTVACSYLISQEGWKADDALQRFTERRMRVGFGAGVSIPSQLRWVGYVDQWTNQMGKKYIERPVEILEVHVWGLRDGVKVAVEGFEDQGKKIKKYHLFHRSERTVVDDGKSKTMPLDPVLNGPTDNNNKKQPQSAATFPARTEDSPHPSTDSPARTDTPPKHLSAIVFRPKSPISIPTSDVNIDFERRSKAAYTGWAMVTSIAHVWFNAYFEGGDQHDSGVFEAEWEALDGIKGTTRKGVKALDRLKVVWRYANQPGTSHPDTGRPISEPKPGEPIPETQPPDWHIHNGTGSNSGTDTPRDQDDENTPPPPPSKELEADKDLESEQDSSSTKHKHKDKHTTNEHDHDHDHPILSDLSTAAASAMSSIPGLGKQLGLRKQTDESKDVSLAGSSGDESGRSSAAPSQAKKDTKNEWSSVDEGK from the exons ATG GCGTCCATCCTCCGGCAAATCGTTGCCGGCCCCCGGTTACAACATCCTGAAGCTGGTCTAGACTTATGCTATGTGACCGATAACA TCATCGCAACCTCCGGGCCCTCCTCCAACTACCCGCAACGCGCCTACAGAAACCCCCTGGACGAGCTCGTCAAGTTCCTCGACTCGAAACACGACTCCGACTGGTGTATCTGGGAGTTTCGCGCTGAAGGCACCGGATATCCCGACTCAGAGGTCTACAACCGCATCCATCATTACCCATGGCCCGATCACCATCCGCCCCCGTTTGCGCTTATCCCCGCCATGACGGGCAGCATGCGCAATTGGATTCATCGGCTCGATGAGCCTGGCaccaaggagctgaaggataaaaagaaagacagagtCGCTGTCGTCCATTGCAAGGCCGGAAAAGGCCGTAGTGGCACTGTGGCCTGCAGCTACCTGATAAGCCAGGAAGGGTGGAAGGCAGACGATGCACTGCAGCGATTTACCGAGCGGCGAATGCGAGTCGGATTCGGGGCTGGCGTGAGTATCCCAAGTCAGCTACGGTGGGTGGGATACGTGGATCAATGGACGAAccagatggggaagaagtatATCGAACGGCCGGTGGAGATCCTCGAAGTGCATGTGTGGGGACTGAGAGATGGAGTCAAGGTCGCGGTAGAGGGGTTTGAGGAccaggggaagaagatcaagaagtATCATCTGTTCCATCGGAGTGAACGTACGGTAGTCGATGATGGGAAGTCGAAGACGATGCCCTTAGACCCAGTTCTAAACGGACCTACcgataacaacaacaagaaacaaCCCCAATCCGCCGCGACCTTTCCAGCCAGAACAGAAGACAgccctcatccatccaccgaTTCCCCCGCCAGAACAGACACTCCCCCGAAACATCTCTCCGCCATCGTCTTCCGTCCCAAGTCCCCCATCAGCATCCCCACCTCCGACGTGAACATCGACTTCGAACGACGCAGCAAGGCCGCCTACACCGGCTGGGCCATGGTAACATCCATTGCGCACGTCTGGTTCAACGCCTACTTCGAAGGAGGCGACCAACACGACTCCGGCGTCTTCGAAGCCGAATGGGAAGCCCTCGACGGCATCAAAGGCACAACGCGCAAGGGCGTCAAAGCCTTAGACCGACTGAAAGTCGTCTGGCGATATGCCAACCAACCAGGCACTTCCCACCCCGACACAGGAAGACCCATCTCCGAGCCCAAGCCCGGTGAACCAATTCCCGAAACTCAGCCACCGGACTGGCACATCCATAACGGCACTGGCTCCAACTCTGGTACTGACACCCCACGAGATCAAGACGATGAGAACACACCGCCGCCTCCCCCATCTAAAGAGCTAGAGGCCGACAAGGACCTCGAATCAGAACAAGACAGCAGCTCAACCAAACATAAACATAAAGACAAACATACTACTAACGAGCACGACCACGACCACGACCACCCCATCCTCTCAGACCTCAGCACCGCAGCCGCCTCCGCCATGTCTTCAATACCAGGACTAGGCAAACAGCTGGGTCTGCGCAAGCAAACCGACGAAAGCAAAGACGTGAGTCTTGCGGGCAGTAGCGGGGACGAGTCGGGGAGAAGTTCAGCTGCGCCTTCGCAGGCGAAGAAAGATACAAAGAATGAGTGGTCGTCTGTTGATGAGGGTAAATAG
- a CDS encoding uncharacterized protein (COG:S;~EggNog:ENOG410Q2VG;~SECRETED:SignalP(1-19)), with amino-acid sequence MQLLNYLPVALTTLGLTASASPLRRADSPALTWHVSNFTTGCSPAACTYTFNIYGVATANTPGFNATCTGNSNNTALTACGGNPQVQSRIQPATYPEWNIRVEHAWTLPGDMEFYAYGETNVTSPTPKFTIPVTEEYGVA; translated from the coding sequence ATGCAGCTCCTCAACTACCTCCCCGTTGCTCTCACCACCCTCGGCCTCACAGCCtcagcttctcctctccgccgTGCTGACAGCCCAGCCCTAACCTGGCACGTCTCCAACTTCACCACTGGCTGCTCCCCGGCCGCCTGCACCTACACCTTCAACATTTACGGCGTCGCTACGGCCAACACTCCCGGTTTCAATGCCACTTGCACTGGTaactccaacaacaccgcccTGACTGCCTGTGGTGGCAACCCTCAGGTCCAGTCCCGCATCCAGCCCGCTACCTACCCGGAATGGAACATCCGAGTCGAGCATGCCTGGACTCTGCCCGGCGACATGGAATTCTATGCTTATGGCGAGACCAATGTCACCTCGCCGACACCGAAGTTCACCATTCCTGTCACGGAGGAATATGGTGTTGCTTAA